A genomic stretch from Hemicordylus capensis ecotype Gifberg chromosome 1, rHemCap1.1.pri, whole genome shotgun sequence includes:
- the LOC128352275 gene encoding uncharacterized protein LOC128352275, with amino-acid sequence MGPKKAKAKAKTGGKRVRPPPRPAPISDSSSDEDGDMGTVRALIARLEALERQKLAPASEEKGGPSGSHVASKRVTRGLKRAKLMQSLASRIEALEAGNPQLVPAAVDLTSDNSGSPIVSGSGGGDARPADAQGLGAALSPARARGGTSSRTDAVVAVEPWRLEAQRAVWASLAPSTRTAYNRQCRAFMDFRTQVGLGQDWPPPAEHLMQFLVHLKGKGLSSRALAGYLAALAFQSKARGLADTTGDFRVRRMLEGWSREHPAEADSRKPILPLAIRGAVEHLAGVCRSPYETALFHAAMVVLFFGAFRASELFPRGRFSHSTRVVQFGDTVPGRAALTLRLRFSKTDQRGRGHLVSLHRAEDVLLCPVRALNAYLTLRGAAPGCLFIHEDGRPLTQYQFWAVARRALHAAGVDTARLSLHSFRIGAASTASRLGLSGETIQRIGRWRSATYRKYVR; translated from the exons ATGGGTCCTAAGAAGGCAAAGGCAAAGGCAAAGACTGGAGGGAAGCGGGTTCGGCCCCCCCCTCGCCCTGCGCCAATATCTGATTCATCCTCGGATGAGGATGGGGATATGGGTACAGTTAGGGCGCTCATTGCGCGCCTCGAGGCGCTGGAGAGACAGAAGCTGGCGCCTGCGTCGGAGGAGAAGGGTGGTCCGTCAGGCTCACACGTGGCTTCTAAGAGAGTTACCAGAGGCCTTAAACGTGCCAAACTTATGCAATCCCTAGCATCCAGAATTGAAGCCTTGGAGGCGGGTAATCCACAGCTGGTCCCGGCAGCGGTTGACTTGACATCAGACAACAGTGGTTCGCCGATTGTTTCCGGATCTGGCGGTGGGGATGCCCGCCCTGCGGACGCGCAAGGGCTAG gtgcaGCGCTTTCGCCAGCTCGTGCCAGAGGCGGAACGTCATCCCGAACAGATGCCGTtgtggctgtggagccttggcgcTTAGAAGCGCAGAGGGCTGTTTGGGCCTCCCTGGCCCCCAGCACACGCACGGCTTATAATAGACAGTGCAGGGCCTTCATGGATTTTAGGACACAGGTAGGATTGGGTCAGGACTGGCCTCCTCCTGCGGAACATCTGATGCAGTTCCTGGTACACCTTAAGGGTAAGGGGCTTTCTTCCAGGGCATTGGCGGGCTATTTGGCGGCCCTGGCTTTCCAATCTAAAGCTCGGGGCCTTGCTGACACCACAGGGGACTTCAGGGTACGGAGGATGCTGGAGGGTTGGTCCCGGGAGCATCCGGCCGAGGCCGATAGCCGTAAGCCCATTTTGCCTTTGGCGATTCGGGGTGCAGTGGAGCATTTAGCGGGTGTTTGTAGGTCCCCTTATGAGACTGCGCTTTTCCATGCAGCTATGGTGGTCCTGTTTTTTGGGGCCTTTCGGGCCAGCGAGCTTTTCCCCAGGGGGCGGTTCAGCCACTCCACTAGGGTAGTCCAGTTCGGGGACACTGTCCCCGGGCGGGCCGCATTGACCTTGCGCCTGCGTTTTTCTAAGACTGATCAGCGGGGCAGGGGGCACCTTGTGTCACTTCATCGGGCAGAGGACGTTTTGTTGTGCCCAGTGCGGGCCCTTAACGCTTACCTGACCCTTCGGGGGGCTGCGCCTGGGTGCCTTTTCATCCATGAGGATGGACGCCCCCTCACTCAGTACCAATTCTGGGCGGTGGCCCGCCGTGCGCTTCATGCGGCAGGGGTGGACACTGCACGGCTTTCCCTTCACTCCTTCCGCATTGGTGCGGCTTCAACGGCCTCCCGGCTGGGTCTTTCTGGCGAGACTATCCAGCGCATTGGGCGTTGGCGATCTGCCACTTACCGGAAATATGTGCGCTAG